One Sulfuricurvum sp. DNA window includes the following coding sequences:
- a CDS encoding ARMT1-like domain-containing protein encodes MTIQPECIQCIAGQSRRVCEAIRANEVLTKTITQYVESELFSADFTLSPPVIAAPLYEQMALFAQKDDLYDEQKAHASEQASHYLPFCTESIQNSYDPFIALLKTAVVGNVIDLAAEVSFDLHDAITSVYKTPFAHDDSPKLSHQLHNAQTLLYIGDNTGEHLFDKLAIEHLSKLFPNLDITYMVRGNVIINDVTMKEALEAKIDDVCTLIDSGVPTPGFVYELASPESQELFDSADVIIAKGMGNYECMTPLRRKNICFLLKVKCSVVASSLGREIGDIVCKMD; translated from the coding sequence ATGACCATACAACCTGAGTGTATCCAGTGCATCGCAGGTCAAAGTCGCCGTGTTTGTGAAGCTATTAGGGCAAATGAAGTATTAACCAAAACGATTACCCAGTACGTGGAGAGTGAACTTTTTAGTGCTGATTTTACCCTCTCACCCCCTGTAATCGCTGCACCGCTATATGAGCAAATGGCACTATTTGCCCAAAAAGATGATCTCTATGATGAGCAAAAAGCCCATGCATCTGAACAAGCCTCGCACTATCTCCCTTTTTGTACCGAATCAATCCAAAACTCCTATGATCCGTTTATCGCACTCCTCAAAACCGCTGTAGTGGGAAATGTAATCGATCTCGCCGCCGAAGTGAGTTTTGATTTGCACGATGCCATCACCTCTGTTTATAAAACACCTTTTGCTCACGATGATTCTCCAAAACTTTCTCATCAGTTGCATAATGCTCAAACATTACTCTACATCGGCGATAATACAGGGGAACATCTGTTCGATAAACTCGCTATAGAACATCTCTCAAAACTCTTTCCAAACCTCGACATCACCTATATGGTGCGAGGCAATGTCATCATTAATGATGTCACAATGAAAGAGGCATTGGAAGCCAAAATAGACGACGTCTGTACTCTAATCGATAGCGGTGTCCCTACTCCCGGATTTGTCTATGAGTTGGCTTCACCCGAGTCCCAAGAACTCTTTGACAGTGCTGATGTGATTATCGCTAAAGGGATGGGAAATTATGAGTGTATGACTCCGCTACGTCGTAAAAATATCTGTTTTTTACTCAAAGTTAAATGCTCTGTCGTCGCTTCTTCACTGGGCAGAGAAATTGGTGATATTGTTTGTAAGATGGATTAA
- a CDS encoding DUF3972 domain-containing protein, with protein MQGQWMSINEYARLAEVDKEEVEALIMRGKLSTTIDDGEVLVDASNIMAGIVPATLQELNASGSDIIVGANFVEKTIGTIINLHEKVLTAKEETIESIKNENMFLKEALGSLQELYDEDRRTIATLTEQLKLSQQEVEFMRRKYKLMWGKVIDDHTT; from the coding sequence ATGCAAGGACAATGGATGAGCATCAACGAATACGCCCGTTTGGCAGAAGTGGATAAAGAAGAGGTTGAAGCATTAATCATGAGAGGGAAACTCTCGACGACTATCGACGATGGAGAAGTTCTCGTCGATGCTTCCAATATAATGGCTGGGATTGTCCCTGCAACCCTCCAAGAGCTTAATGCTTCTGGAAGCGATATTATCGTGGGTGCTAATTTTGTCGAAAAAACAATCGGCACTATCATCAATCTCCATGAAAAAGTTCTTACCGCTAAAGAAGAGACGATAGAGTCGATTAAAAACGAAAATATGTTTCTCAAAGAGGCACTGGGTTCACTTCAAGAGCTCTACGATGAAGACCGCCGCACCATCGCAACACTCACCGAACAACTCAAACTCTCTCAACAAGAAGTTGAATTTATGCGCCGTAAATACAAACTCATGTGGGGTAAAGTGATCGATGACCATACAACCTGA
- the purE gene encoding 5-(carboxyamino)imidazole ribonucleotide mutase, with protein sequence MKFVSIIMGSKSDYEIMKACSDTFEEFGVQYELIISSAHRSPERTKEYIITAEAKGAQVFIAAAGMAAHLAGVLASKTVKPIIGVPMKGGAMDGMDAMLSTVQMPSGMPVATVALGKAGAVNAAYLAMQILALENSELRMKLEEDRIAKAKKVEMDSLEIETIL encoded by the coding sequence ATGAAATTCGTATCAATTATTATGGGAAGCAAAAGTGATTATGAGATTATGAAAGCATGTTCGGATACGTTTGAAGAGTTTGGGGTTCAGTACGAACTTATCATCTCATCAGCACATCGAAGCCCTGAACGTACCAAAGAGTACATCATAACAGCAGAAGCCAAAGGGGCGCAAGTGTTTATCGCAGCAGCGGGAATGGCAGCCCATTTAGCGGGGGTACTCGCTTCTAAAACAGTCAAACCGATTATCGGTGTTCCCATGAAAGGTGGTGCTATGGATGGTATGGATGCAATGCTCTCAACTGTTCAAATGCCATCGGGTATGCCGGTTGCTACCGTTGCTTTGGGTAAAGCGGGAGCGGTGAATGCGGCCTATCTTGCAATGCAAATCTTGGCATTGGAAAATAGTGAACTTCGTATGAAACTCGAAGAGGATCGCATCGCTAAAGCGAAAAAAGTGGAGATGGATTCACTGGAAATCGAGACGATTTTATAA